A portion of the Granulosicoccus antarcticus IMCC3135 genome contains these proteins:
- a CDS encoding MGH1-like glycoside hydrolase domain-containing protein — MNAETRRLKAHAKRKANWKEWGPYLSERAWGTVREDYSTDGKAWDFFPHDHARSRAYRWNEDALAGFCDRNQFLCFGLGLWNGQDPFLKERLYGLSSPEGNHGEDVKELYWYLDSTPTHSYASMRYRYPQQAFPYEQLLHENAQRGYQDREFEITDTQVFADNKFFDITVDYAKANEDDLLITITAHNRGDEKAKLSLVPQLWFRNTWSWGYPQGPQGNITTQPVISHTQGNSLQADHPLLGRYNLHWQGSPELLMTNNDTNTDRLFGVPNETPWVKDAFHRHIVDGEQDAVNPALTGTKAGLHYPLQIDAHSSKTIQLRLCGKSNSKPFAGFKPAMMRRKAEADVFYKQLQSDDLDDERRLIQRQAFAGMLWSKQLYYYNVHQWIHGDPGKPLHREDGRNSHWQHMDNFDVMSMPDKWEYPWYAVWDTAFHTLPLAVVDTAYAKRQLLLITREWYMHSNGQLPAYEWAYGDVNPPVHAWATMRVYSMEKKTTGQGDLQFLESVFQKLLLNFTWWVNQKDSQGNSIFEGGFLGLDNISLFDRSEEPPTGGVLNQSDGTAWMGFFAACMLRMALELARNNPVYQDIATKFFEHYLRISHAMNGTEQIPGLWDETDGFFYDRLDLPDGRSAPLKVRSLVGLMPMIATSILEDDVYREFPDFVRRMNWLVKHRPELAGTMADVDTTGEKNRHLLSFLDETRLRRVLRYLLDEEEFLSPHGIRSLSRFHAEHPFSYTTDTGHELSVGYEPGEGETDLFGGNSNWRGPVWFPINYLLIESLRRYHAFHGQSFTVECPTGSGQMMTLSEVADLLSERLISLFTADESGKRPWCGENQDLQTASDEGMHQFFEYFHGDTGEGLGASHQTGWTGLVALLMQADMQCL, encoded by the coding sequence ATGAACGCTGAAACTCGTCGACTGAAGGCTCATGCGAAACGCAAGGCCAATTGGAAAGAATGGGGCCCCTACCTTTCCGAACGTGCCTGGGGCACGGTTCGCGAGGACTACAGCACCGACGGCAAAGCGTGGGACTTCTTTCCCCATGATCATGCACGAAGTCGCGCCTACCGCTGGAATGAGGATGCACTGGCAGGATTTTGTGATCGCAACCAGTTTCTGTGTTTCGGATTGGGACTATGGAATGGACAAGATCCGTTCCTGAAAGAACGACTGTATGGCCTGTCCAGCCCGGAAGGCAATCACGGCGAGGACGTCAAGGAACTCTATTGGTATCTGGACAGCACGCCAACCCACAGCTATGCCAGCATGCGTTATCGCTACCCTCAGCAGGCTTTTCCTTATGAGCAACTGCTGCATGAAAATGCACAAAGGGGTTATCAGGACCGCGAATTCGAGATAACCGATACTCAGGTTTTTGCTGACAATAAATTCTTTGATATTACCGTCGACTATGCCAAAGCCAATGAAGATGATCTGCTGATCACCATCACCGCCCATAATCGAGGTGATGAAAAGGCCAAGCTTTCACTGGTCCCACAACTGTGGTTTCGCAATACCTGGAGCTGGGGCTACCCCCAGGGCCCGCAGGGCAATATCACCACTCAGCCAGTAATCAGTCATACACAAGGCAATTCTCTGCAGGCCGATCATCCTTTACTGGGCCGTTACAACCTGCACTGGCAGGGCAGTCCTGAGCTGCTGATGACCAATAACGACACCAACACTGACAGACTCTTTGGCGTACCCAATGAGACGCCTTGGGTCAAGGATGCATTTCATCGCCACATTGTCGATGGTGAACAGGACGCTGTGAACCCGGCATTGACAGGCACCAAAGCAGGCTTGCACTACCCATTGCAGATCGACGCACATTCGTCCAAAACCATACAACTACGACTTTGCGGCAAGAGCAACTCCAAACCATTCGCAGGCTTCAAACCAGCCATGATGCGCCGCAAGGCGGAAGCCGACGTCTTCTACAAACAGCTGCAGTCAGATGATCTTGACGATGAGCGACGCCTCATTCAGCGCCAGGCCTTTGCCGGCATGCTGTGGTCCAAGCAACTGTATTACTACAATGTGCATCAGTGGATCCACGGTGACCCGGGCAAGCCCCTGCATCGCGAAGACGGTCGCAACTCACACTGGCAGCATATGGACAACTTTGATGTCATGTCGATGCCCGACAAATGGGAATATCCCTGGTATGCAGTCTGGGACACCGCGTTTCACACGCTGCCACTGGCCGTTGTCGACACCGCCTATGCCAAACGCCAGCTCCTGCTGATCACACGTGAGTGGTATATGCACTCGAACGGTCAATTACCGGCTTATGAATGGGCCTATGGCGATGTGAACCCACCGGTCCACGCCTGGGCAACCATGCGCGTCTACAGCATGGAAAAGAAGACGACGGGCCAGGGCGATCTGCAGTTTCTCGAAAGTGTCTTCCAGAAACTCTTGCTCAACTTCACCTGGTGGGTCAACCAGAAAGACAGTCAGGGCAACTCGATCTTCGAAGGCGGCTTTCTGGGCCTCGATAATATCAGCCTCTTCGACCGCAGTGAGGAGCCGCCTACCGGCGGCGTTCTGAACCAGTCCGATGGCACTGCCTGGATGGGATTTTTCGCAGCCTGCATGCTGCGCATGGCGCTCGAACTGGCACGCAACAATCCCGTCTATCAGGATATTGCCACTAAGTTCTTCGAACATTATCTGCGCATCTCCCACGCCATGAACGGCACCGAGCAGATCCCGGGACTGTGGGATGAAACCGATGGTTTCTTCTACGATCGACTGGACCTGCCTGATGGCCGTTCAGCGCCTCTGAAGGTTCGCTCACTGGTTGGCCTGATGCCGATGATCGCCACCTCCATACTCGAAGATGATGTCTATCGCGAGTTCCCGGATTTTGTGCGTCGCATGAACTGGCTGGTAAAACACCGCCCTGAACTGGCCGGCACCATGGCAGACGTCGATACCACAGGAGAGAAGAACCGCCACCTGCTCTCCTTTCTGGATGAAACCCGGTTACGACGTGTATTGCGCTATCTACTGGACGAGGAAGAATTTCTCTCACCGCATGGCATTCGCTCTCTGTCGCGTTTTCATGCCGAGCACCCGTTCAGCTACACAACTGACACAGGTCACGAACTCAGTGTCGGCTATGAACCCGGTGAAGGCGAGACTGATCTGTTTGGCGGTAATTCGAACTGGCGCGGTCCTGTCTGGTTCCCCATCAACTACCTGCTGATCGAATCATTGAGGCGTTATCATGCCTTCCACGGACAATCATTCACGGTTGAATGCCCGACCGGCTCAGGACAAATGATGACCCTGAGTGAAGTTGCCGACCTACTCTCCGAACGCCTGATTTCGCTGTTTACCGCTGACGAATCCGGGAAGCGTCCCTGGTGTGGCGAAAACCAGGATCTGCAAACAGCCAGTGACGAGGGCATGCACCAGTTCTTCGAGTATTTTCATGGCGATACAGGCGAAGGTCTGGGAGCCAGTCATCAAACAGGTTGGACCGGTCTGGTGGCGCTGCTGATGCAAGCAGACATGCAGTGCCTTTGA